The stretch of DNA GTATGAGTTTTAATATGTGTCTGTAGATTACCACTCTGTGCAGACCTATAGccacactgagtacatgcatagggtttctcccctgtatgagttttcatatgtgtcTGTAGACTACCACTCTGCAcacacctatagtcacactgaaTACATGCATAGGGTTTTTCTCCTGTGTGAGTTTTCATATGTCTCTGGAGATTACTACTATCTGCAaacctatagtcacactgacTACATGCGTAGGGTTTttcccctgtatgagttttcatatgtgtcTGTAGATTACCACTATGTGCagacctatagtcacactgagtacatgcatagggtttctcttctgtatgagttttcatatgtgtcTGTAGACTACCCCTCTGTGCAGgcctatagtcacactgagtacatgcatagggtttcttccttgtatgagttttcatatgtgtcTGTAGATTACCACTATGTGCagacctatagtcacactgagcaCATGCATAAggtttctcccctgtatgagttttaACATGTCTCTGTAGATTACCCTCTTTTGCAGACatatagtcacactgagtacatcCACAGGGTTTATCCCTTGTATGAGTTTTTATATGTGTTTGTAGACTACCACTATGCGCagacctatagtcacactgagtacgTACATAGAGTATCTCTCCTGTATGAGTTTGCAAATGTCTTTGTAGATCGCCACTCCATGCagacctatagtcacactgagtacatgaACAGGGTTTCTCAGTACTAAATGGGTGAGACGTACAGTTATTAATCAATTGATGATTGACGGTATGTATGAAGTCACTTTCTTTACATTTGAAAGTTGCTGTTATATCTCTTGCACAGTTTTTACCATCCAGATATTCTGCAATAATAGGACAATATTGAAAGAATACATTCTTGAAGAAATTCTGCCTAATATTCAAATTGAATGAATTACCATTTGACCAAATTTAGAGAAGCAGAGTGATAAGTAGAACAGCAATGAAGCCTTATTTGGGTAGGGAGTTTAATTAAAAGTAATATAAGTTGCATTATAAAAACCTTTGTACTCTTTGTAacaaaatacaaactatttgcTTACAAAACTTGTCAATGCAACAGAAGGCTGTTATACGATGTAAATATGTACATTATGAGCTCAACCAatcaaaaaccataaaaacaagGTCAGCTGAGTCACATGCATGTTTACCAATGAATTGATTTAatggttgactcgcaacaaaatttacattacagttctttaatatcaaaaggttcaccatctcttactctgctgtgttgtaggttcaaaagatgtggaaatgtgattaaaagctcttaaaagctcaaaaatgaacagttgaccgcagccatcacgaaacggacgtaggttggaatctctcACAACATCACTCAAATTTGATGTAATTGAACATGAAGttcttctgtttaaactttcatgcaacctcatttgtcaaaatatttcataaaaatacttcatgcattcaataaaaccatgactATTGTCCTCGTGCATCTAATTAATTATCAtggtaatgctgtcactttgagcaatgatatacatctcaaaacctagcctgaaaatcagtttaattttttaaccttagctcaagggCATACAcactatctactatataaactgcAAAATATTTGTCCATatatctgtgtgtgtgtgtgcgcgtgcgttGGTCCACCTTATAGActggtctttccttttttcgtcGCAAGAAATTCGgacgtacgaagcgaactgaattaatatgaataGTAAATATCGCACTTTCGAACTATTAACCGCTATTTTTTTCCGATGATTTGAGCccagcggcttatataaggatgCCGCgattctgtggtttttctttcaccgatAGGGTGCATTATCcgaaatctccggttagtgcgcctctttacagtgcactgttccgttttaaacagcaaagttgctgccatgttaaaaagcaccgtcttgagttctgcagcctatataaaggtgcctatacagcaaTACAAATGTACTCctcattgaataaaataaattaatgagattaatttacatgtaattaacaTTTAGTGTCGACATGTACCAAGAAGGTCACGTGAGCGTTTGGTTCTTGTGGCCATTggaaaaaacgctgttctcacctactaaatatctacatcaaaaaggtaagtacatcTTATTCAATggtgtattgtctatgaattgcctcacctccactacataaccctttcacttgcgtccatgtacaaatttagctagcaGCCTACTGCCAGGCCTATTGCTTCATgacatgtatacaatattttttcaatttcaaactccatctagaacgtttgctttggttatatatttcactttgtcaacatgttaacaaacactgctatgcacaaaattcattgtatctatactttgtgcattgataaagtgaTGTGAAgttacgaagctaaaacgatcctccacaatgttccttattcttacaaaaccattatttTCACCACCGTCGGAGTCAgcgctgctattgctattttaattatctgtgcaatcataaaaatctgaatcggctataatgtcatcaacataagtagttatttgtttttttaacttgGAGGCGTTTACAGAACTTACACAAACACTGTTCGGTTTCAAGTTaaaattcccaaacaaagattaaaaaattacaatttagGCTACTTTCATAGAGAACTTTTAGGACAGCACTATCTCACTCACTATGCTCTAAatatcgttggttatgttatcaacgaataataaaattcagttactagcaattgctgggcaaatcacaaaaatgtgtttacggcCGTCAACCATAGAAaccgcataaatgagtctactttggtgaaagggttgaaaacattGGATTTGTCacagtttgtgatagtaaatatgttcatttctttccgcagccgagttactcttacttttttccagctatgagtaatacagaactacagctactacataACTTGCACAGGTACTGCTaatgcgttttacctactaaatttctacttcaaaaagataagcacttctcattcaatgttctAGTGTATTGtgtatgaattgccacacctcatctacttaataacgttggatttgctactgttcgtgatagttggacatgttcatttccttcagcagctgagttactaatttttttccagctacgaggaGGCCTACTTTAACTTCCtgctacagaacttgcacaggtACTCCAAGGGTTGCGATGAGCgatggtgagaagaaagagagcagctggtatcgacttactgttgCCATgttttagccatgaccagctgtacgtcacctgctaaaaagtaggcagaagccgaaaactgtttgttcatacacccaacagaaaaactaaaaatattgtctagccgcaagtgttgcgttgaactaacattgtgttattgttatgtcatgctatgttcttcatgttctgctatatctacatattatccacatgAAGCATATTCTAACAtgtttttcagtatatatattttttcatgcattcgttttccttattgtatctcacaAAAAGGCTATCCTGTTGGCTTTATGTTGTATCATTGTatggtgctaatgctgtatctgccttgacaccatactgtctgtgctgttatacatataaattttatcgacacaacctcattacctttcgtatataccatgtcaaaacacaggctatagatgaagaactggtgagccatgattagtgttttaagcatgtagaagtctccattcaataaatactggtgatagcaaaatattttgtctaatttctaaaaaaaaggatacaaaatttttcaatactgccagtttgaagaacttcggtttgcctagcaatgtaaatttcattatcagctctctgtacacaaatatggcaactccgatttgagtggtttgagactgatgaattgaagactagctgtaaaacattgcagatttccattgttcgcCCCGACAggattgacatatatgactgcacatgtgtatgcatattctgatcaaagcaaaaaatttcagtaaactgcatatttggagttgttttacagtatgaaagacaaatctcaataaaccttatgctgcacgtgaatctgtttcCATAAAcgggttatatatatatatatatatatatatatatatatatatatatatatatatatatatatatatatatatgtatgcatatacaaCAGTTCaacttggataactcaaacttcacaagACAGAGCGAAagcgttcgagttatcagagcgttcaagttataagagcactgtcacaagtgcacgTATTAaccagtacatatacaaactatatataaatcaaaagcatagattgatTGTTGCAAGTTCAAGAGCCTCTCatgtagagttttaaaattttctatcagaaagtatagatatttttctactacttgagatttgtttgttattttaggtgatgtgactgccaagaAGTTTTCAGAACAGAACTGGCAAAACTTGATAATGGTTAAAACGGtcagaaaaaatacattgtTTTCTTCTGAGCACTTTAACCCAGATCAAAATTGCCTATTTCACTTcaagtttatccgaaggttttcaTGCTTTCCCTTGTTTTTGATGGGCTATCGCAaagcgggtgtttggtaaaatgtgacctttttcaaactttgagaaaagtcgttaatgaaagtactttgccgatggtggtaataatgatgcatacgaactactaaaagttgatgtttatctctatggctctaaataaagtgatattctaaaatGATAACTACTGATTCGAGCGGTCCGagttaattacgttaagttcgagttatctaaagcggtttatcattgcgtgggaacgaaccagACAAATCTGATTGAGTTGACCATGAGTTCGAGCTGTCTGAGGGTGAGTTATTCATAGTTGACTGTAAATGTATGTACAGACGTAtggatgtatgtatatatgtatgtgctAGGTAAATGCCTGGCGTTGGAcgtgtaataaaaatattatgtgcAGAGagtttacttttaatcaacatacacaacatttaccattctaacttttaaacgaaggcgttggtttatttttgtgtactgtTCTGTTCTTTATGTTTACTGTGCTATCTCAGTTTACTGTGTTTGTTTCTGTATAATTCATACCGTATCAGTTTCAATGCCTATTACAGatttatactgattgcaatagtcttgttggctatatgaTTAAGTATTGTTCTTCACTTATGGGCATGTATTTTTCGTCTGGTAAGGCTTCtggtatttctcaaagtatgtggtTATGTCTAgataaaaaaagtatttggacaagTCTTtgtcatacatacatacgtacatacatacatgtatgtacgtacatacatacatgtatgtacgtacatacatacatgtatgtacgtacatacatacatgtatgtacgtacatacatacgtacatacataccttTATACAcacataaatatttatgtacatacatacaagcatatgtgcatacatacatatgtacatatgtacgtacataggtacgtatgtacatgcacaaatacgtacatatgtaagtacacacgtatgtacatacatacacgcatacatacatatgtaggtatgtatatacatacatatatacctacatacaaacacatgtacacacgtacatacatatgtatgtacatacatatatatataacttacatgtatatatatatccatatatatacataggctatatatacagtgaaactcggataactcgcacTCAGATAGCttaaacacatggttaactcgaaaggatttgtttggtccgttaccacgaaatgataaattgctttatataactcgaccttaacttcgttaactcgaacaatattttgcccaacggctaccgttatcgctttagaatctGCGCCAAATAGAATCCGCTTTATACATATCCGCTTTAGAATAATACCGCTATccgcaaaatatttttgctaacgacccttctaaaggtttgcaaaaaatccaattttatctatatatttctcaaagtatgtggatctgtctgtcattccgacTATAGCACACACAGTACATTGTACCAATGGGGCCAGGCattacgatgtccctgttaagaaatatattGTGtgaggttcaattactatatctgggggtCAAGCCCAAATCTTCTCACGCGGACAGTTATATTGTCTCTGTATAGTCTTAttaaaagttttgatagatagcttctgctggaacatgaacttttttatacatacacttctatgcatgagttgtcattattaattctacatgtacatattcaggaattttatttctcagttcgtatttattgtatcattaccaaatcatcatCTAATTTAATCGTAGCCAAAccaatttaatttagctattacttgctaattacttcATATTTACCTCTAAAGCTATTAACAGTcgatttattttttttaaataatttgactCGCGCGAAACATTTGCATAATGATACGAAgtgtaaaagttgtttgacacagtttgaaaacttttacagctgtttttgtgtttcctcctaatttatttcaattacacaaaatgcttttctcatgatatgtagtttgaaaattagaatggcaaatgttttcatatgctaaatacaaaccaattttctgtgcaaagactttttattacccgggcaatgccggatagtacagctagtcctcttataaacatgacgagcctgttggtaacctgtgatggtcaaaaaatgctgcagaaattgttcgcgccatttggcaggaaataTGAGTCAAATGATCAGATCATGagtagatgattagaccaagccgaaacgaaactgaaaagtagcgagcatctataattTCGGCTTTCCGGTAGaccctgaagtgtttgtcataaactagtgctactagAAGTGTTATGttatattgaaccttttattggtctttaaATTCAAAAACAGTGTGTCCAAacataaccacgtcgagttgaatacgtcatcaaaataagggaTTCCATCCTACGACTATCTTTTTTCAACTGTtcaatttttagcttttaagagcttgtaatcacatttccacatattttgcacctacaacgcagcaaAGTAGgatatggtgaaccttttgataccaaatatctgtaatgtaaatgttgttgcaagtcaaccttcgaGGAATGAGATTTTATTTTCCGAAAAAATTATATTGCGACCGCAATCTCTCCTCAAGCACTACTTGATTGGACAATATTAATGTAACCTTTTAAACAAGAGAATCTGCAATCAGTGTTTCATTAAATAACCAGAGCAAAAAAGAAATATTCATACATTGAACATGAAATGACTTCAATGCTGCTGCATTGATCAATGTCAATTGAATTTTGTAATGGAGTCATTTTTTTGCAAAGATAAATTGTCTACCAAAAACTTCTATACTGGAAGTTACAGTACATTACTGTACATTTAATGTTCCAATACCAAAGAATGCCTTGCTATGCTAGCTAAGCTGTATATAAAATGCGAAAAGTCATGTTTTACAAGTAAATGCTATAGTGCTTCAGTGCCTATAGGCTGGGTTTGTAACAATGTTTTGAAGCAGAAGGAACCGCCTAATGGGCTACTATTATGAGTTAAAAGAAAATACTACCAAAAATAACAAGTGCCGCTCAGAAAATAGGTAATACAACTTGGTATTTCCAAGTTGTATTTCCTATTCAGACCTAAATAAACCTACAGCGACATTAGTGGCTCAGAAGCAGCATAAAGAGTAGCCCTACTCACTTCGATTGGATCCATAAGTAAGCTACCCAATATACGTTAGAAACTGCCAAACATTTAGGCTTTTGAAATACAAAATGACTTATTGAGCTCATGTTTATTAAGTCTTATAAAGGCTGCGGACACCATACATAGTAGTGACAATCGAAATCCTTGACTATTATGCATCAGCAGACCAAAAGTGTATAGTCGCTACTCTGTAATACCATTTGagatttttagaaagtatgAATTACATagaaattgttttaaaagttaccaTGTTGATGTACAATCTACATAATTCAAACACTGTAGTGACGGTCAAGCGTCCTTTTCATAATTTCCTAATCTCGTTTGAACTTATTGAAGCAAagactcaattggagcattgccCACTATTCTTGCCAGCTTCACATTCCTAAAGCGTTTATTATCAAACTTCCCCAGAGGAAtgcattacagtcatacttcgacttacgagcttaatgcgtccagagactgagctcgtatgtcaatttactcgcatgttggtgcaatttatttatatatagaacaattaaatatatattgattagttTCCATATACTCTAaagaaatgcaaataaaacactcaaaacaagataatGTAAcataaagaacatgttggttattatcctaacttaccacatgctttcaaaaagcaacaaataaaaaataatgcgaGGAAATgcaattaattaaaatgtaaaattaaatacatacaatagcagctaacgctagcattttccagggagagagagataagttatccttcattacaacagttgactttgataaattcaGATTTTAttcaagtcttaaaagacaaacttaaaagcaaacctaatagcaaactttcatttttaatttaacataattaaaaattCTTCGGCCTTCATAGTTGTAAGTTAcccgctggttagctaattttcctTTTGTTTTGCTCTAAGGACGCTATCTAAGGATGTTTGCCTTTGTggccctttcaacgtgttgcgattaggacgaacaaaggattaatgcacgaccactagccaacttggcCGAACGTCtattttatagtcttgataaatagcaccggccttttcacatagcatcgtttcagttacgatGTCACGGGCCAATTGTTAGCcttttatcca from Watersipora subatra chromosome 2, tzWatSuba1.1, whole genome shotgun sequence encodes:
- the LOC137388738 gene encoding gastrula zinc finger protein XlCGF57.1-like gives rise to the protein MSAKEGNLQRHVKTHTGEKPYACAQCDYRSAHSGNLQTHMKTHTRKKPYACTQCDYRPAQRGSLQTHMKTHTEEKPYACTQCDYRSAHSGNLQTHMKTHTGEKPYACSQCDYRFADSSNLQRHMKTHTGEKPYACIQCDYRCVQSGSLQTHMKTHTGEKPYACTQCGYRSAQSGNLQTHIKTHTKEKPNACTQCDYRSANKSDLQRHVKTHTGEKPYACTQCDYRSAQSGNLQTHMKTHTGEKPYACIQCDYRCVQGISLQIHMKTHTGEKPYACTQCDYRCVQSCNLQIHMKTHTGEKPYACTQCDYRSANKGDLQRHVKTHTGEKPYACTQCDYRSAHKGNLQKHMKTHA